One genomic segment of Coffea arabica cultivar ET-39 chromosome 6e, Coffea Arabica ET-39 HiFi, whole genome shotgun sequence includes these proteins:
- the LOC113695816 gene encoding probable receptor-like protein kinase At5g20050 has translation MEDRKAYIIAVSLVSVLTITIVVARISLKLSKTFFLVCGANIAVILAVFSFLVIRRRYNNRRKLLETQLVSEGRELRIEYSFLRKVAGVPTKFRYKELEEATDGFRALLGQGASASVFKGILNDGTPVAVKRIVGDDKGEKEFRSEVAAIASIQHVNLLRLLGYCSVPSGPRFLVYEFVYNGSLDNWIFPRRETHGRRGGCLSWDMRCRVALDVARALSYLHHDCRSCILHLDVKPENILLDESYRALVCDFGLSKLMGKEESRIVTTIRGTRGYLAPEWILENGVSEKCDVYGFGMVLLEIIGGRRSVCTIEDENERRKKKFECFAKIAIEKLREGKLMEIVDRRLVLAGGIDERQVKRLVCIALWCIQDKPKVRPSMGLVVEMLEGRVPVDEPPENTQFLIADLLSAEDGESTTPDRGRLFAAMDNAIIPSTAGYSFSISVLSGR, from the coding sequence ATGGAGGACAGAAAAGCATACATAATTGCTGTTTCGTTGGTTTCCGTTCTCACCATCACTATCGTCGTTGCTCGTATCTCATTAAAGCTGTCCAAGACATTTTTCTTAGTGTGTGGAGCTAATATTGCGGTCATCCTTGCTGTTTTTTCGTTTCTTGTAATCAGAAGAAGATACAATAACCGGAGAAAACTGTTGGAAACCCAGCTTGTATCAGAGGGGCGGGAGCTACGAATTGAGTACAGTTTTCTCAGGAAAGTAGCTGGAGTTCCAACTAAGTTCAGGTACAAGGAACTTGAAGAAGCAACGGATGGTTTTCGAGCACTATTAGGACAGGGGGCGTCAGCTTCCGTGTTCAAAGGAATCTTGAATGATGGTACCCCGGTCGCGGTGAAGAGGATTGTTGGAGACGACAAGGGCGAAAAGGAGTTCAGATCAGAAGTTGCAGCTATTGCCAGTATCCAGCATGTAAATCTTCTTCGACTTCTTGGCTATTGTAGCGTACCATCAGGGCCCCGTTTTCTCGTCTACGAGTTTGTGTACAACGGATCATTGGATAATTGGATATTTCCAAGGAGGGAAACTCACGGCCGGCGGGGTGGTTGTTTGTCTTGGGACATGAGGTGTAGAGTTGCACTTGATGTAGCGAGGGCACTTtcttatctacaccatgattgCAGGTCTTGCATTTTGCATCTCGATGTGAAGCCGGAGAATATACTCCTCGACGAGAGCTATCGGGCACTCGTGTGCGATTTTGGACTCTCGAAGCTAATgggaaaagaagaaagcagAATTGTCACGACGATTCGGGGAACCAGAGGCTATCTGGCCCCGGAATGGATCTTGGAGAATGGAGTATCTGAAAAATGCGATGTTTATGGTTTCGGCATGGTGCTGCTGGAGATTATTGGAGGGCGAAGAAGTGTTTGCACGATTGAGGACGAAAACgagagaaggaagaaaaagttTGAGTGTTTTGCGAAAATTGCGATTGAGAAACTGAGAGAAGGGAAGCTGATGGAGATAGTTGACCGGAGATTGGTGCTAGCAGGAGGAATAGATGAGAGGCAGGTGAAGAGATTGGTTTGCATAGCATTGTGGTGTATTCAGGATAAGCCTAAGGTCAGGCCGAGTATGGGGCTTGTGGTGGAAATGCTGGAAGGCCGAGTTCCCGTGGATGAGCCGCCTGAAAATACCCAATTTCTCATTGCTGACTTGTTATCAGCTGAAGATGGAGAGTCAACGACGCCTGACCGTGGCAGGCTTTTTGCTGCAATGGATAATGCAATCATCCCATCAACAGCGGGCTATTCTTTTTCAATATCAGTTCTTTCAGGACGATAA